In the Syngnathus scovelli strain Florida chromosome 16, RoL_Ssco_1.2, whole genome shotgun sequence genome, one interval contains:
- the arhgap17b gene encoding rho GTPase-activating protein 17b isoform X4: protein MKKQFNRMRQLANQTVGRAEKTEVLSDDLLQIERRMELVRLMSHNTIKRLVSCLQGQLGTDTEKRHKKLPLTTLSQAMQEGGSQLGDESLIGKMMDVCGEAEGRLASELMQHEVQIERDILEPLNTLAEVEIPNILKQRKQLAKLVLDYDSAKTRWYQATKSSNQAMAAKVDSLKDEMDEALNKVEICKDQLSADMYNFASKEGDYARYYLMLLEAQAEYHRRSLAALEQAIPNIQLQQDSWTEQPAFGTALEEHLKRSNRDIALPIEACVMMLLETGMREEGLFRIAAGASKLKKLKAALDCSTSQLEEFYSDPHAVAGALKSYLRELPEPLMTFGLYDEWTQASNVSDPDKRLQALWVTCDRLPKTHKANFRYLVKFLARLAQNCDINKMSPSNIAIVLGPNLLWAKMEGTLAEMAAATSVHVVAIIEPIIQHADWFFPEEMDFNVSGMFAMPTHPSTSDGEPDRKRPGSLVGQDGDTQSPRKDSPARELTSTPLPLRNGSAQLTAGTSHSQSGSRGPSPHMVRRGTKKQAPAPPKQASPFASQPATQTPGSPHNPAINPRRHSGKESPIQAPSHPPPQPPQVLGTGEPPSPPRTPTPPDTPPHVGAHSQPPAYHYGSLPRPARPAPKPRPRPNMPPPSQPAVSDGSCNGLVGSSSKIITDGGLDLKGARRVWIPGMVVSPQATPPATLPPPLDAHTESTSL, encoded by the exons ATGAAGAAACAGTTCAACCGGATGAGGCAACTGGCCAACCAAACAGTCGGGAG GGCTGAGAAGACCGAGGTGCTGAGTGATGACCTCCTGCAG ATCGAGAGGCGCATGGAGCTGGTGCGCTTGATGTCGCACAACACGATCAAGAGGCTGGTGTCCTGCCTGCAGGGTCAGCTGGGCACAGACACCGAGAAGCGACAC AAAAAGCTGCCCTTGACGACGCTGTCACAGGCCATGCAGGAGGGCGGCTCGCAGCTGGGCGACGAAAGTCTGATCGG CAAGATGATGGATGTGTGCGGCGAAGCCGAGGGCAGGTTGGCCAGCGAGCTGATGCAGCACGAGGTGCAGATCGAAAGAGATATTCTGGAGCCTCTCAACACGCTGGCTGAG GTTGAGATTCCCAACATACTGAAACAGAGGAAGCAACTGGCCAAACTGGTCCTGGACTACGACTCGGCAAAGACCAG GTGGTACCAAGCGACCAAGTCCAGCAACCAGGCCATGGCGGCTAAGGTGGACTCCCTCAAGGACGAAATGGACGAGGCTCTGAACAAAGTGGAAATATGTAAA GACCAGCTATCGGCAGACATGTACAACTTTGCGTCCAAAGAAGGCGACTACGCTCGCTACTATCTCATG TTATTGGAGGCCCAGGCCGAGTACCACAGAAGGTCTCTGGCAGCTCTGGAGCAAGCGATACCGAATATTCAGTTGCAGCAAG ACTCCTGGACGGAGCAGCCAGCGTTTGGCACCGCCCTGGAGGAGCACTTGAAGCGGAGTAACCGAGACATTGCGCTGCCCATCGAGGCCTGCGTCATGATGCTGCTGGAGACCGGGATGAGGGAAGAG GGTCTGTTCAGAATAGCAGCGGGAGCTTCCAAACTAAAAAAGCTGAAAGCCGCATTGGACTGTTCGACGTCCCAGCTCGAAGAGTTCTACTCGGACCCTCACGCCGTCGCCG GAGCCCTGAAGTCCTACCTTAGGGAACTTCCTGAACCTCTCATGACCTTTGGCCTGTATGACGAGTGGACGCAGGCGTCCAA TGTGTCTGACCCTGACAAGCGACTTCAGGCTTTGTGGGTGACATGTGACCGTTTGCCAAAGACTCACAAAGCCAACTTTAG GTATCTGGTGAAGTTCCTGGCCAGACTGGCTCAAAACTGCGACATCAACAAAATGTCTCCCAGCAACATCGCCATTGTGCTGGGCCCCAACCTGCTGTGGGCAAAGATGGAGGG GACACTGGCCGAAATGGCGGCAGCGACCTCGGTCCATGTGGTCGCCATCATTGAGCCCATCATCCAGCACGCTGATTGGTTCTTTCCCGAAG AAATGGACTTCAATGTGTCAGGCATGTTTGCCatgcccacccacccatccacgtCGGACGGCGAACCGGACAGGAAGCGCCCCGGCAGCCTGGTGGGGCAAGACGGGGACACGCAGTCTCCCCGCAAAGACAG CCCGGCTCGGGAGCTCACGTCCACGCCGCTTCCGCTGAGGAATGGTTCAGCTCAGCTTACGGCGGGAACGTCGCATTCCCAGAGTGGGTCCAGGGGCCCCAGCCCTCACATGGTCCGCAGAG GAACCAAGAAACAGGCGCCGGCACCACCCAAACAAGCCAGTCCTTTCGCCTCTCAGCCTGCCACCCAAACTCCGGGGTCCCCTCACAATCCTGCCATCAATCCCAGGCGGCACTCAGGCAAAGAAAGCCCCATCCAGGCTCCCAGCCACCCTCCACCGCAGCCGCCCCAAGTGTTGGGTACGGGGGAGCCGCCGTCGCCGCCCAGGACGCCCACGCCGCCCGACACGCCACCTCACGTCGGCGCCCACTCCCAGCCACCTGCGTACCACTACGGCTCGCTTCCCCGTCCCGCCCGGCCGGCACCCAAGCCGCGGCCCCGGCCTAACATGCCGCCGCCGTCTCAACCGGCTGTCAGCGATGGCAGCTGCAACGGCCTCGTCGGCTCCTCGTCCAAGATCATCACAG ACGGCGGCCTGGATCTGAAGGGGGCTAGACGAGTGTGGATCCCGGGGATGGTAGTGAGCCCGCAAGCGACGCCGCCCGCCACCCTGCCGCCGCCACTCGACGCACACACGGAGAGCACCTCGTTGTGA
- the arhgap17b gene encoding rho GTPase-activating protein 17b isoform X3, with protein MKKQFNRMRQLANQTVGRAEKTEVLSDDLLQIERRMELVRLMSHNTIKRLVSCLQGQLGTDTEKRHKKLPLTTLSQAMQEGGSQLGDESLIGKMMDVCGEAEGRLASELMQHEVQIERDILEPLNTLAEVEIPNILKQRKQLAKLVLDYDSAKTRWYQATKSSNQAMAAKVDSLKDEMDEALNKVEICKDQLSADMYNFASKEGDYARYYLMLLEAQAEYHRRSLAALEQAIPNIQLQQDSWTEQPAFGTALEEHLKRSNRDIALPIEACVMMLLETGMREEGLFRIAAGASKLKKLKAALDCSTSQLEEFYSDPHAVAGALKSYLRELPEPLMTFGLYDEWTQASNVSDPDKRLQALWVTCDRLPKTHKANFRYLVKFLARLAQNCDINKMSPSNIAIVLGPNLLWAKMEGTLAEMAAATSVHVVAIIEPIIQHADWFFPEEMDFNVSGMFAMPTHPSTSDGEPDRKRPGSLVGQDGDTQSPRKDSTINKPPEASPRRAGTTIRKQPQLSSPNLQTPLPHQEGGGPVCFEALTAALEVEAGGAGAGGWLAAALPHLVSQAGVEENSPARELTSTPLPLRNGSAQLTAGTSHSQSGSRGPSPHMVRRGTKKQAPAPPKQASPFASQPATQTPGSPHNPAINPRRHSGKESPIQAPSHPPPQPPQVLGTGEPPSPPRTPTPPDTPPHVGAHSQPPAYHYGSLPRPARPAPKPRPRPNMPPPSQPAVSDGSCNGLVGSSSKIITDV; from the exons ATGAAGAAACAGTTCAACCGGATGAGGCAACTGGCCAACCAAACAGTCGGGAG GGCTGAGAAGACCGAGGTGCTGAGTGATGACCTCCTGCAG ATCGAGAGGCGCATGGAGCTGGTGCGCTTGATGTCGCACAACACGATCAAGAGGCTGGTGTCCTGCCTGCAGGGTCAGCTGGGCACAGACACCGAGAAGCGACAC AAAAAGCTGCCCTTGACGACGCTGTCACAGGCCATGCAGGAGGGCGGCTCGCAGCTGGGCGACGAAAGTCTGATCGG CAAGATGATGGATGTGTGCGGCGAAGCCGAGGGCAGGTTGGCCAGCGAGCTGATGCAGCACGAGGTGCAGATCGAAAGAGATATTCTGGAGCCTCTCAACACGCTGGCTGAG GTTGAGATTCCCAACATACTGAAACAGAGGAAGCAACTGGCCAAACTGGTCCTGGACTACGACTCGGCAAAGACCAG GTGGTACCAAGCGACCAAGTCCAGCAACCAGGCCATGGCGGCTAAGGTGGACTCCCTCAAGGACGAAATGGACGAGGCTCTGAACAAAGTGGAAATATGTAAA GACCAGCTATCGGCAGACATGTACAACTTTGCGTCCAAAGAAGGCGACTACGCTCGCTACTATCTCATG TTATTGGAGGCCCAGGCCGAGTACCACAGAAGGTCTCTGGCAGCTCTGGAGCAAGCGATACCGAATATTCAGTTGCAGCAAG ACTCCTGGACGGAGCAGCCAGCGTTTGGCACCGCCCTGGAGGAGCACTTGAAGCGGAGTAACCGAGACATTGCGCTGCCCATCGAGGCCTGCGTCATGATGCTGCTGGAGACCGGGATGAGGGAAGAG GGTCTGTTCAGAATAGCAGCGGGAGCTTCCAAACTAAAAAAGCTGAAAGCCGCATTGGACTGTTCGACGTCCCAGCTCGAAGAGTTCTACTCGGACCCTCACGCCGTCGCCG GAGCCCTGAAGTCCTACCTTAGGGAACTTCCTGAACCTCTCATGACCTTTGGCCTGTATGACGAGTGGACGCAGGCGTCCAA TGTGTCTGACCCTGACAAGCGACTTCAGGCTTTGTGGGTGACATGTGACCGTTTGCCAAAGACTCACAAAGCCAACTTTAG GTATCTGGTGAAGTTCCTGGCCAGACTGGCTCAAAACTGCGACATCAACAAAATGTCTCCCAGCAACATCGCCATTGTGCTGGGCCCCAACCTGCTGTGGGCAAAGATGGAGGG GACACTGGCCGAAATGGCGGCAGCGACCTCGGTCCATGTGGTCGCCATCATTGAGCCCATCATCCAGCACGCTGATTGGTTCTTTCCCGAAG AAATGGACTTCAATGTGTCAGGCATGTTTGCCatgcccacccacccatccacgtCGGACGGCGAACCGGACAGGAAGCGCCCCGGCAGCCTGGTGGGGCAAGACGGGGACACGCAGTCTCCCCGCAAAGACAG CACCATTAACAAACCTCCGGAGGCAAGCCCACGTAGAGCTGGCACCACCAttagaaagcagccacagctaaGCTCGCCCAACTTGCAAACGCCACTGCCCCACCAGGAAGGCGGGGGTCCCGTCTGCTTTGAGGCCCTAACTGCCGCCCTGGAGGTCGAGGCCGGCGGCGCAGGTGCTGGGGGCTGGCTTGCTGCCGCGCTACCTCACTTGGTCTCCCAGGCGGGCGTGGAGGAGAACAG CCCGGCTCGGGAGCTCACGTCCACGCCGCTTCCGCTGAGGAATGGTTCAGCTCAGCTTACGGCGGGAACGTCGCATTCCCAGAGTGGGTCCAGGGGCCCCAGCCCTCACATGGTCCGCAGAG GAACCAAGAAACAGGCGCCGGCACCACCCAAACAAGCCAGTCCTTTCGCCTCTCAGCCTGCCACCCAAACTCCGGGGTCCCCTCACAATCCTGCCATCAATCCCAGGCGGCACTCAGGCAAAGAAAGCCCCATCCAGGCTCCCAGCCACCCTCCACCGCAGCCGCCCCAAGTGTTGGGTACGGGGGAGCCGCCGTCGCCGCCCAGGACGCCCACGCCGCCCGACACGCCACCTCACGTCGGCGCCCACTCCCAGCCACCTGCGTACCACTACGGCTCGCTTCCCCGTCCCGCCCGGCCGGCACCCAAGCCGCGGCCCCGGCCTAACATGCCGCCGCCGTCTCAACCGGCTGTCAGCGATGGCAGCTGCAACGGCCTCGTCGGCTCCTCGTCCAAGATCATCACAG ATGTCTGA
- the arhgap17b gene encoding rho GTPase-activating protein 17b isoform X5 has translation MKKQFNRMRQLANQTVGRAEKTEVLSDDLLQIERRMELVRLMSHNTIKRLVSCLQGQLGTDTEKRHKKLPLTTLSQAMQEGGSQLGDESLIGKMMDVCGEAEGRLASELMQHEVQIERDILEPLNTLAEVEIPNILKQRKQLAKLVLDYDSAKTRWYQATKSSNQAMAAKVDSLKDEMDEALNKVEICKDQLSADMYNFASKEGDYARYYLMLLEAQAEYHRRSLAALEQAIPNIQLQQDSWTEQPAFGTALEEHLKRSNRDIALPIEACVMMLLETGMREEGLFRIAAGASKLKKLKAALDCSTSQLEEFYSDPHAVAGALKSYLRELPEPLMTFGLYDEWTQASNVSDPDKRLQALWVTCDRLPKTHKANFRYLVKFLARLAQNCDINKMSPSNIAIVLGPNLLWAKMEGTLAEMAAATSVHVVAIIEPIIQHADWFFPEEMDFNVSGMFAMPTHPSTSDGEPDRKRPGSLVGQDGDTQSPRKDRKAGVPSALRP, from the exons ATGAAGAAACAGTTCAACCGGATGAGGCAACTGGCCAACCAAACAGTCGGGAG GGCTGAGAAGACCGAGGTGCTGAGTGATGACCTCCTGCAG ATCGAGAGGCGCATGGAGCTGGTGCGCTTGATGTCGCACAACACGATCAAGAGGCTGGTGTCCTGCCTGCAGGGTCAGCTGGGCACAGACACCGAGAAGCGACAC AAAAAGCTGCCCTTGACGACGCTGTCACAGGCCATGCAGGAGGGCGGCTCGCAGCTGGGCGACGAAAGTCTGATCGG CAAGATGATGGATGTGTGCGGCGAAGCCGAGGGCAGGTTGGCCAGCGAGCTGATGCAGCACGAGGTGCAGATCGAAAGAGATATTCTGGAGCCTCTCAACACGCTGGCTGAG GTTGAGATTCCCAACATACTGAAACAGAGGAAGCAACTGGCCAAACTGGTCCTGGACTACGACTCGGCAAAGACCAG GTGGTACCAAGCGACCAAGTCCAGCAACCAGGCCATGGCGGCTAAGGTGGACTCCCTCAAGGACGAAATGGACGAGGCTCTGAACAAAGTGGAAATATGTAAA GACCAGCTATCGGCAGACATGTACAACTTTGCGTCCAAAGAAGGCGACTACGCTCGCTACTATCTCATG TTATTGGAGGCCCAGGCCGAGTACCACAGAAGGTCTCTGGCAGCTCTGGAGCAAGCGATACCGAATATTCAGTTGCAGCAAG ACTCCTGGACGGAGCAGCCAGCGTTTGGCACCGCCCTGGAGGAGCACTTGAAGCGGAGTAACCGAGACATTGCGCTGCCCATCGAGGCCTGCGTCATGATGCTGCTGGAGACCGGGATGAGGGAAGAG GGTCTGTTCAGAATAGCAGCGGGAGCTTCCAAACTAAAAAAGCTGAAAGCCGCATTGGACTGTTCGACGTCCCAGCTCGAAGAGTTCTACTCGGACCCTCACGCCGTCGCCG GAGCCCTGAAGTCCTACCTTAGGGAACTTCCTGAACCTCTCATGACCTTTGGCCTGTATGACGAGTGGACGCAGGCGTCCAA TGTGTCTGACCCTGACAAGCGACTTCAGGCTTTGTGGGTGACATGTGACCGTTTGCCAAAGACTCACAAAGCCAACTTTAG GTATCTGGTGAAGTTCCTGGCCAGACTGGCTCAAAACTGCGACATCAACAAAATGTCTCCCAGCAACATCGCCATTGTGCTGGGCCCCAACCTGCTGTGGGCAAAGATGGAGGG GACACTGGCCGAAATGGCGGCAGCGACCTCGGTCCATGTGGTCGCCATCATTGAGCCCATCATCCAGCACGCTGATTGGTTCTTTCCCGAAG AAATGGACTTCAATGTGTCAGGCATGTTTGCCatgcccacccacccatccacgtCGGACGGCGAACCGGACAGGAAGCGCCCCGGCAGCCTGGTGGGGCAAGACGGGGACACGCAGTCTCCCCGCAAAGACAG GAAGGCGGGGGTCCCGTCTGCTTTGAGGCCCTAA
- the arhgap17b gene encoding rho GTPase-activating protein 17b isoform X1, protein MKKQFNRMRQLANQTVGRAEKTEVLSDDLLQIERRMELVRLMSHNTIKRLVSCLQGQLGTDTEKRHKKLPLTTLSQAMQEGGSQLGDESLIGKMMDVCGEAEGRLASELMQHEVQIERDILEPLNTLAEVEIPNILKQRKQLAKLVLDYDSAKTRWYQATKSSNQAMAAKVDSLKDEMDEALNKVEICKDQLSADMYNFASKEGDYARYYLMLLEAQAEYHRRSLAALEQAIPNIQLQQDSWTEQPAFGTALEEHLKRSNRDIALPIEACVMMLLETGMREEGLFRIAAGASKLKKLKAALDCSTSQLEEFYSDPHAVAGALKSYLRELPEPLMTFGLYDEWTQASNVSDPDKRLQALWVTCDRLPKTHKANFRYLVKFLARLAQNCDINKMSPSNIAIVLGPNLLWAKMEGTLAEMAAATSVHVVAIIEPIIQHADWFFPEEMDFNVSGMFAMPTHPSTSDGEPDRKRPGSLVGQDGDTQSPRKDSTINKPPEASPRRAGTTIRKQPQLSSPNLQTPLPHQEGGGPVCFEALTAALEVEAGGAGAGGWLAAALPHLVSQAGVEENSPARELTSTPLPLRNGSAQLTAGTSHSQSGSRGPSPHMVRRGTKKQAPAPPKQASPFASQPATQTPGSPHNPAINPRRHSGKESPIQAPSHPPPQPPQVLGTGEPPSPPRTPTPPDTPPHVGAHSQPPAYHYGSLPRPARPAPKPRPRPNMPPPSQPAVSDGSCNGLVGSSSKIITDGGLDLKGARRVWIPGMVVSPQATPPATLPPPLDAHTESTSL, encoded by the exons ATGAAGAAACAGTTCAACCGGATGAGGCAACTGGCCAACCAAACAGTCGGGAG GGCTGAGAAGACCGAGGTGCTGAGTGATGACCTCCTGCAG ATCGAGAGGCGCATGGAGCTGGTGCGCTTGATGTCGCACAACACGATCAAGAGGCTGGTGTCCTGCCTGCAGGGTCAGCTGGGCACAGACACCGAGAAGCGACAC AAAAAGCTGCCCTTGACGACGCTGTCACAGGCCATGCAGGAGGGCGGCTCGCAGCTGGGCGACGAAAGTCTGATCGG CAAGATGATGGATGTGTGCGGCGAAGCCGAGGGCAGGTTGGCCAGCGAGCTGATGCAGCACGAGGTGCAGATCGAAAGAGATATTCTGGAGCCTCTCAACACGCTGGCTGAG GTTGAGATTCCCAACATACTGAAACAGAGGAAGCAACTGGCCAAACTGGTCCTGGACTACGACTCGGCAAAGACCAG GTGGTACCAAGCGACCAAGTCCAGCAACCAGGCCATGGCGGCTAAGGTGGACTCCCTCAAGGACGAAATGGACGAGGCTCTGAACAAAGTGGAAATATGTAAA GACCAGCTATCGGCAGACATGTACAACTTTGCGTCCAAAGAAGGCGACTACGCTCGCTACTATCTCATG TTATTGGAGGCCCAGGCCGAGTACCACAGAAGGTCTCTGGCAGCTCTGGAGCAAGCGATACCGAATATTCAGTTGCAGCAAG ACTCCTGGACGGAGCAGCCAGCGTTTGGCACCGCCCTGGAGGAGCACTTGAAGCGGAGTAACCGAGACATTGCGCTGCCCATCGAGGCCTGCGTCATGATGCTGCTGGAGACCGGGATGAGGGAAGAG GGTCTGTTCAGAATAGCAGCGGGAGCTTCCAAACTAAAAAAGCTGAAAGCCGCATTGGACTGTTCGACGTCCCAGCTCGAAGAGTTCTACTCGGACCCTCACGCCGTCGCCG GAGCCCTGAAGTCCTACCTTAGGGAACTTCCTGAACCTCTCATGACCTTTGGCCTGTATGACGAGTGGACGCAGGCGTCCAA TGTGTCTGACCCTGACAAGCGACTTCAGGCTTTGTGGGTGACATGTGACCGTTTGCCAAAGACTCACAAAGCCAACTTTAG GTATCTGGTGAAGTTCCTGGCCAGACTGGCTCAAAACTGCGACATCAACAAAATGTCTCCCAGCAACATCGCCATTGTGCTGGGCCCCAACCTGCTGTGGGCAAAGATGGAGGG GACACTGGCCGAAATGGCGGCAGCGACCTCGGTCCATGTGGTCGCCATCATTGAGCCCATCATCCAGCACGCTGATTGGTTCTTTCCCGAAG AAATGGACTTCAATGTGTCAGGCATGTTTGCCatgcccacccacccatccacgtCGGACGGCGAACCGGACAGGAAGCGCCCCGGCAGCCTGGTGGGGCAAGACGGGGACACGCAGTCTCCCCGCAAAGACAG CACCATTAACAAACCTCCGGAGGCAAGCCCACGTAGAGCTGGCACCACCAttagaaagcagccacagctaaGCTCGCCCAACTTGCAAACGCCACTGCCCCACCAGGAAGGCGGGGGTCCCGTCTGCTTTGAGGCCCTAACTGCCGCCCTGGAGGTCGAGGCCGGCGGCGCAGGTGCTGGGGGCTGGCTTGCTGCCGCGCTACCTCACTTGGTCTCCCAGGCGGGCGTGGAGGAGAACAG CCCGGCTCGGGAGCTCACGTCCACGCCGCTTCCGCTGAGGAATGGTTCAGCTCAGCTTACGGCGGGAACGTCGCATTCCCAGAGTGGGTCCAGGGGCCCCAGCCCTCACATGGTCCGCAGAG GAACCAAGAAACAGGCGCCGGCACCACCCAAACAAGCCAGTCCTTTCGCCTCTCAGCCTGCCACCCAAACTCCGGGGTCCCCTCACAATCCTGCCATCAATCCCAGGCGGCACTCAGGCAAAGAAAGCCCCATCCAGGCTCCCAGCCACCCTCCACCGCAGCCGCCCCAAGTGTTGGGTACGGGGGAGCCGCCGTCGCCGCCCAGGACGCCCACGCCGCCCGACACGCCACCTCACGTCGGCGCCCACTCCCAGCCACCTGCGTACCACTACGGCTCGCTTCCCCGTCCCGCCCGGCCGGCACCCAAGCCGCGGCCCCGGCCTAACATGCCGCCGCCGTCTCAACCGGCTGTCAGCGATGGCAGCTGCAACGGCCTCGTCGGCTCCTCGTCCAAGATCATCACAG ACGGCGGCCTGGATCTGAAGGGGGCTAGACGAGTGTGGATCCCGGGGATGGTAGTGAGCCCGCAAGCGACGCCGCCCGCCACCCTGCCGCCGCCACTCGACGCACACACGGAGAGCACCTCGTTGTGA
- the arhgap17b gene encoding rho GTPase-activating protein 17b isoform X2 — protein sequence MELVRLMSHNTIKRLVSCLQGQLGTDTEKRHKKLPLTTLSQAMQEGGSQLGDESLIGKMMDVCGEAEGRLASELMQHEVQIERDILEPLNTLAEVEIPNILKQRKQLAKLVLDYDSAKTRWYQATKSSNQAMAAKVDSLKDEMDEALNKVEICKDQLSADMYNFASKEGDYARYYLMLLEAQAEYHRRSLAALEQAIPNIQLQQDSWTEQPAFGTALEEHLKRSNRDIALPIEACVMMLLETGMREEGLFRIAAGASKLKKLKAALDCSTSQLEEFYSDPHAVAGALKSYLRELPEPLMTFGLYDEWTQASNVSDPDKRLQALWVTCDRLPKTHKANFRYLVKFLARLAQNCDINKMSPSNIAIVLGPNLLWAKMEGTLAEMAAATSVHVVAIIEPIIQHADWFFPEEMDFNVSGMFAMPTHPSTSDGEPDRKRPGSLVGQDGDTQSPRKDSTINKPPEASPRRAGTTIRKQPQLSSPNLQTPLPHQEGGGPVCFEALTAALEVEAGGAGAGGWLAAALPHLVSQAGVEENSPARELTSTPLPLRNGSAQLTAGTSHSQSGSRGPSPHMVRRGTKKQAPAPPKQASPFASQPATQTPGSPHNPAINPRRHSGKESPIQAPSHPPPQPPQVLGTGEPPSPPRTPTPPDTPPHVGAHSQPPAYHYGSLPRPARPAPKPRPRPNMPPPSQPAVSDGSCNGLVGSSSKIITDGGLDLKGARRVWIPGMVVSPQATPPATLPPPLDAHTESTSL from the exons ATGGAGCTGGTGCGCTTGATGTCGCACAACACGATCAAGAGGCTGGTGTCCTGCCTGCAGGGTCAGCTGGGCACAGACACCGAGAAGCGACAC AAAAAGCTGCCCTTGACGACGCTGTCACAGGCCATGCAGGAGGGCGGCTCGCAGCTGGGCGACGAAAGTCTGATCGG CAAGATGATGGATGTGTGCGGCGAAGCCGAGGGCAGGTTGGCCAGCGAGCTGATGCAGCACGAGGTGCAGATCGAAAGAGATATTCTGGAGCCTCTCAACACGCTGGCTGAG GTTGAGATTCCCAACATACTGAAACAGAGGAAGCAACTGGCCAAACTGGTCCTGGACTACGACTCGGCAAAGACCAG GTGGTACCAAGCGACCAAGTCCAGCAACCAGGCCATGGCGGCTAAGGTGGACTCCCTCAAGGACGAAATGGACGAGGCTCTGAACAAAGTGGAAATATGTAAA GACCAGCTATCGGCAGACATGTACAACTTTGCGTCCAAAGAAGGCGACTACGCTCGCTACTATCTCATG TTATTGGAGGCCCAGGCCGAGTACCACAGAAGGTCTCTGGCAGCTCTGGAGCAAGCGATACCGAATATTCAGTTGCAGCAAG ACTCCTGGACGGAGCAGCCAGCGTTTGGCACCGCCCTGGAGGAGCACTTGAAGCGGAGTAACCGAGACATTGCGCTGCCCATCGAGGCCTGCGTCATGATGCTGCTGGAGACCGGGATGAGGGAAGAG GGTCTGTTCAGAATAGCAGCGGGAGCTTCCAAACTAAAAAAGCTGAAAGCCGCATTGGACTGTTCGACGTCCCAGCTCGAAGAGTTCTACTCGGACCCTCACGCCGTCGCCG GAGCCCTGAAGTCCTACCTTAGGGAACTTCCTGAACCTCTCATGACCTTTGGCCTGTATGACGAGTGGACGCAGGCGTCCAA TGTGTCTGACCCTGACAAGCGACTTCAGGCTTTGTGGGTGACATGTGACCGTTTGCCAAAGACTCACAAAGCCAACTTTAG GTATCTGGTGAAGTTCCTGGCCAGACTGGCTCAAAACTGCGACATCAACAAAATGTCTCCCAGCAACATCGCCATTGTGCTGGGCCCCAACCTGCTGTGGGCAAAGATGGAGGG GACACTGGCCGAAATGGCGGCAGCGACCTCGGTCCATGTGGTCGCCATCATTGAGCCCATCATCCAGCACGCTGATTGGTTCTTTCCCGAAG AAATGGACTTCAATGTGTCAGGCATGTTTGCCatgcccacccacccatccacgtCGGACGGCGAACCGGACAGGAAGCGCCCCGGCAGCCTGGTGGGGCAAGACGGGGACACGCAGTCTCCCCGCAAAGACAG CACCATTAACAAACCTCCGGAGGCAAGCCCACGTAGAGCTGGCACCACCAttagaaagcagccacagctaaGCTCGCCCAACTTGCAAACGCCACTGCCCCACCAGGAAGGCGGGGGTCCCGTCTGCTTTGAGGCCCTAACTGCCGCCCTGGAGGTCGAGGCCGGCGGCGCAGGTGCTGGGGGCTGGCTTGCTGCCGCGCTACCTCACTTGGTCTCCCAGGCGGGCGTGGAGGAGAACAG CCCGGCTCGGGAGCTCACGTCCACGCCGCTTCCGCTGAGGAATGGTTCAGCTCAGCTTACGGCGGGAACGTCGCATTCCCAGAGTGGGTCCAGGGGCCCCAGCCCTCACATGGTCCGCAGAG GAACCAAGAAACAGGCGCCGGCACCACCCAAACAAGCCAGTCCTTTCGCCTCTCAGCCTGCCACCCAAACTCCGGGGTCCCCTCACAATCCTGCCATCAATCCCAGGCGGCACTCAGGCAAAGAAAGCCCCATCCAGGCTCCCAGCCACCCTCCACCGCAGCCGCCCCAAGTGTTGGGTACGGGGGAGCCGCCGTCGCCGCCCAGGACGCCCACGCCGCCCGACACGCCACCTCACGTCGGCGCCCACTCCCAGCCACCTGCGTACCACTACGGCTCGCTTCCCCGTCCCGCCCGGCCGGCACCCAAGCCGCGGCCCCGGCCTAACATGCCGCCGCCGTCTCAACCGGCTGTCAGCGATGGCAGCTGCAACGGCCTCGTCGGCTCCTCGTCCAAGATCATCACAG ACGGCGGCCTGGATCTGAAGGGGGCTAGACGAGTGTGGATCCCGGGGATGGTAGTGAGCCCGCAAGCGACGCCGCCCGCCACCCTGCCGCCGCCACTCGACGCACACACGGAGAGCACCTCGTTGTGA